One window from the genome of Acidobacteriota bacterium encodes:
- a CDS encoding SDR family NAD(P)-dependent oxidoreductase, which translates to MRTLNGKIVLVTGAASGIGRCLGHRFAAAGARVAIADLDVAGAQRVAADIVSTGGQACAFELDVTSADSARALRSHLLDQMGPLDVLVNNAGIVHGGAFLDVPLDRHLATFRVNVEGLVTVTYALLPDLLARPEAHLVTIASASSFVGLPFGSTYGASKWAALGFTESLRLELHQLGHAHVGVTAVCPSYVGTGMFGGVTPPRLTRILTPERVADLTVKAVLANKAYVLTPWLVKLTPFLHGILPRPVFDVVAAAFGANTSMASWRGRAGDRH; encoded by the coding sequence ATGCGAACGCTGAACGGAAAAATCGTCCTCGTGACCGGCGCGGCGTCAGGCATTGGCCGCTGCCTGGGTCATCGCTTCGCCGCCGCTGGGGCTCGTGTCGCGATTGCGGACCTGGACGTCGCTGGAGCTCAGCGAGTCGCCGCCGACATCGTCTCGACCGGTGGCCAGGCCTGCGCGTTTGAGCTGGATGTCACCAGCGCTGACAGCGCACGCGCGCTTCGGTCCCATCTGCTCGACCAGATGGGACCGCTCGACGTGCTCGTCAACAACGCGGGCATCGTGCACGGCGGAGCGTTTCTCGATGTGCCTCTCGACCGGCACCTGGCGACATTTCGCGTCAATGTCGAGGGTCTGGTCACTGTCACCTACGCGCTGCTGCCAGACCTTCTGGCCCGTCCCGAAGCGCACCTGGTCACCATCGCGAGCGCATCGAGTTTCGTGGGGCTACCCTTCGGGTCAACGTACGGGGCGAGCAAGTGGGCGGCGCTCGGCTTCACCGAGTCGTTGCGTCTCGAACTGCACCAGCTTGGCCATGCGCACGTGGGCGTGACGGCGGTCTGTCCGAGCTACGTGGGAACCGGCATGTTTGGCGGCGTGACCCCGCCACGCCTGACACGCATCCTGACCCCGGAGCGCGTGGCGGACTTGACCGTGAAAGCGGTGCTTGCCAACAAGGCCTATGTGCTGACCCCCTGGCTGGTCAAGCTGACGCCGTTTCTGCACGGCATCCTTCCTCGGCCCGTGTTCGACGTGGTCGCCGCCGCGTTTGGCGCCAACACGAGCATGGCCTCGTGGCGCGGGCGTGCAGGCGATCGTCACTGA
- the rmuC gene encoding DNA recombination protein RmuC has product MDIFLEVALALGAGLGVGFLAGWYVAGLNARQAGALAVAQAEARLGQSVSQLAEQKARIEATLAAERASHDDKVKVYQDAEERLQRAFKGLSSEILNASSERFLTLAAKKLEDLQGQARTDLDARRQSINELLQPMKESLGQVAATLGQVENSRREDYGRLAEQLTSLDRETTMLVRALRTPHGRGRWGEVQLRRVVEMAGMVAKCDFDEQVSVRNETGVHRPDLIIHLPGGKSVVVDAKAPLSAYLDAIDVSDDAEREVRLKQHASQVRTHIDQLSSKAYWQQFQSTPEFVVMFLPGEALFGSALQVDPSLIEFGAERNVIAASPLTLLALLRTVAHGWKQEQLADNAREISSLGRDLYERICTMADHLVDLRKKLEGTIQSYNATVGSIEGRILAPARKLRDLGVSSAKELSVLEPVDHVPRRLQAAELVGSGGEQAPLDAEVVPGDDGDGTV; this is encoded by the coding sequence ATGGATATCTTCCTGGAAGTCGCGCTGGCGTTAGGCGCCGGGCTGGGCGTTGGGTTCCTCGCGGGTTGGTACGTGGCGGGGTTGAACGCCCGCCAGGCTGGGGCGCTCGCCGTCGCCCAGGCGGAGGCCCGCCTGGGGCAGTCGGTGTCGCAACTGGCGGAGCAGAAGGCCCGCATTGAGGCGACCCTCGCCGCCGAACGGGCGTCGCACGACGACAAGGTCAAGGTCTACCAGGATGCCGAAGAGCGCCTGCAACGGGCGTTCAAGGGACTGTCGAGCGAGATCCTCAATGCCAGTTCCGAACGTTTCCTGACGCTGGCGGCGAAGAAACTCGAAGACCTCCAGGGCCAGGCCCGCACGGATCTGGACGCGCGACGCCAGAGCATCAACGAGCTGCTGCAGCCCATGAAGGAGTCGCTCGGGCAGGTGGCGGCAACGCTGGGGCAGGTCGAGAACTCGCGTCGCGAGGATTACGGGCGCCTGGCGGAGCAGTTGACGAGCCTGGATCGGGAAACCACGATGCTCGTCCGTGCTCTGCGCACGCCGCACGGGCGCGGACGCTGGGGCGAAGTTCAGCTTCGACGCGTGGTCGAGATGGCCGGCATGGTCGCGAAGTGCGATTTCGACGAACAGGTGTCGGTCCGCAACGAGACCGGCGTGCACCGGCCCGATCTCATCATCCATCTCCCCGGCGGCAAGTCCGTCGTCGTCGACGCGAAAGCGCCGCTCTCGGCGTATCTCGACGCGATCGACGTCAGCGATGACGCCGAGCGCGAGGTTCGGCTCAAGCAGCATGCGTCACAGGTGCGGACGCATATCGACCAGTTGTCGAGCAAGGCCTATTGGCAGCAGTTCCAAAGCACGCCGGAGTTCGTCGTGATGTTCCTGCCGGGCGAAGCCTTGTTTGGCTCGGCGCTGCAAGTCGATCCCTCGCTGATCGAATTCGGGGCCGAACGCAATGTGATCGCGGCCAGCCCGTTGACGCTGCTGGCGCTGCTGCGGACCGTTGCGCACGGCTGGAAGCAGGAGCAGTTGGCTGACAATGCGCGTGAGATCAGTTCGCTTGGTCGCGACCTCTATGAGCGCATCTGCACGATGGCCGACCACCTGGTGGACTTGCGGAAGAAACTCGAGGGCACCATCCAGTCGTACAACGCGACGGTCGGCTCCATCGAGGGGCGGATTCTCGCGCCGGCGCGCAAGCTGCGGGATCTGGGCGTGAGTTCGGCGAAAGAACTCAGTGTGCTGGAGCCGGTGGACCACGTGCCACGCCGGCTGCAGGCGGCGGAACTGGTCGGGTCTGGCGGCGAACAGGCCCCGCTTGATGCCGAGGTGGTGCCTGGCGACGACGGCGACGGAACAGTTTGA